The [Eubacterium] siraeum genome contains a region encoding:
- the prmC gene encoding peptide chain release factor N(5)-glutamine methyltransferase has translation MVIRQAVRLISDMLESVTDDAYFEARQIVSEISGGKMPFEEITDAQLIECEDKAKRRKTGEPLQYILGNWEFYGRKYFVGEGVLIPRPETELLCDIAKAHLKNTGGTAVDLCSGSGCIAVTVALEANVKAVGIEISDKAYGYFLKNIEQNKAERSVTAINGDIFDKNILGRFEDDSLYAVLSNPPYISSADMKALQKEVTFEPELALFGGEDGLDFYRRLIPMWAGKLRSGGLFAVEIGEEQGQAVSRIFEGAGFNPEIIRDYSGHDRIVSSIKR, from the coding sequence GTGGTAATAAGGCAGGCGGTACGGCTTATAAGCGACATGCTTGAAAGCGTTACCGACGATGCGTATTTTGAGGCAAGGCAGATAGTAAGCGAAATCAGCGGCGGTAAAATGCCGTTTGAGGAAATCACCGATGCACAGCTTATCGAGTGTGAGGATAAGGCGAAAAGACGTAAAACGGGCGAGCCGCTGCAATATATTTTAGGAAACTGGGAATTTTACGGCAGAAAATATTTTGTCGGGGAGGGAGTGCTTATCCCCCGTCCCGAAACGGAGCTTCTGTGCGATATAGCAAAGGCTCATCTTAAAAATACGGGCGGTACGGCGGTGGACTTATGCTCGGGGAGCGGATGTATCGCTGTCACTGTTGCGCTTGAGGCGAATGTAAAAGCTGTGGGGATCGAAATCTCCGACAAAGCATACGGGTATTTTCTGAAAAATATAGAGCAGAACAAAGCCGAAAGGTCGGTCACTGCGATAAACGGAGATATTTTCGATAAGAATATACTCGGACGGTTCGAAGATGATTCGCTTTACGCTGTGCTGTCAAATCCGCCGTATATCTCCTCTGCGGATATGAAAGCCTTGCAGAAGGAAGTAACGTTCGAGCCTGAGCTTGCGCTTTTCGGCGGTGAGGACGGTCTGGATTTTTATCGCAGGCTGATACCGATGTGGGCAGGAAAGCTCAGAAGCGGAGGACTTTTTGCAGTTGAAATCGGAGAAGAACAGGGACAGGCTGTAAGCAGGATATTCGAAGGTGCGGGATTTAATCCGGAAATTATCAGGGATTACAGCGGTCACGACAGAATAGTCAGCTCTATAAAGCGATGA
- a CDS encoding DUF1385 domain-containing protein: MSEQKKEVIKTKVGGQALIEGVMMLGPKKGCMAVRQPDREIYTEVWDRKTPKWYNKAPFIRGCINFVSQLADGYKYLNKSGEVSGMFDEEEDEKDKKKKEKEQDKPTDNVSEEKPEDKKDEKKDGDSAALTTAVAVISGILGVGLAVALFVILPTLIFTGIQTLFGDTDISAFRSLTEGIIKIALFVGYLWLTSLMKTMKRLYQYHGAEHKTIFCYEHGEELTVENVRKYKRFHPRCGTSFIFLTLAISILVYTLLPINSELFIEAFGVSKLIGDMLRVCCKIIFLPIVVGISYELIRIAGKYDNVLTKIISAPGLAIQRLTTKEPADEMIEVAIASMKPVLPENAEDAKW, encoded by the coding sequence ATGAGCGAACAGAAGAAAGAAGTTATAAAAACGAAGGTCGGCGGTCAGGCTCTCATAGAGGGCGTTATGATGCTGGGGCCGAAAAAAGGCTGTATGGCTGTACGTCAGCCCGACAGGGAGATATACACGGAGGTGTGGGACAGGAAAACTCCGAAGTGGTATAACAAAGCACCGTTTATCAGAGGCTGTATAAATTTCGTTTCTCAGCTGGCAGACGGTTACAAGTATCTTAACAAGTCGGGCGAAGTCAGCGGAATGTTCGATGAAGAAGAGGACGAAAAGGACAAGAAGAAAAAAGAAAAAGAGCAGGACAAACCGACAGATAACGTAAGCGAAGAAAAGCCGGAAGATAAAAAGGACGAAAAGAAAGACGGCGATAGTGCCGCTCTGACAACGGCTGTTGCGGTCATATCGGGCATTCTCGGCGTAGGGCTTGCGGTCGCACTGTTTGTGATACTGCCTACGCTTATATTCACAGGGATACAGACGCTGTTCGGCGATACGGATATATCCGCATTCCGCTCACTGACGGAGGGTATCATAAAGATAGCGCTTTTTGTCGGCTATCTGTGGCTGACCTCTCTTATGAAAACGATGAAAAGGCTGTATCAGTATCACGGTGCGGAGCATAAGACGATATTCTGCTATGAACACGGCGAGGAACTGACTGTGGAGAACGTCAGAAAGTACAAGCGTTTCCACCCCAGATGCGGTACAAGCTTTATATTCCTGACGCTTGCGATAAGCATACTGGTATATACCCTGCTCCCGATAAACAGCGAGCTGTTCATTGAAGCGTTCGGCGTATCAAAGCTTATCGGCGATATGCTGAGAGTATGCTGTAAGATAATTTTCCTGCCGATAGTCGTAGGTATCTCATACGAACTTATCCGTATCGCAGGAAAGTATGACAATGTGCTGACAAAGATAATTTCCGCTCCGGGACTTGCTATACAGCGTCTTACCACAAAGGAGCCTGCCGATGAGATGATAGAGGTGGCTATTGCATCAATGAAGCCTGTTCTACCCGAAAATGCGGAGGACGCAAAGTGGTAA
- a CDS encoding HAMP domain-containing histidine kinase, producing MARRTTIANRWFLKSFSAVVIVLVLLDIVLYCMFRSYFYSTVEQTLRSELNVISTVLTRYYNSSSTGSGTNYSNEVRNTVESFTKKDRMELMMINSEGKVVITSSGFEPSNSYDMPDYDYAVKDAGGIGTYSGYQSNGEKVMAVTSLLETGNTNYNAVRVITSLSKVDKQLGIIMIFIIAISGAIIILMLVLGLYFIQSIVMPLRQISVNARKIAKGDFGVHIEEKTDDELGELCRVFNYMADELENSEKIKNDFISSVSHELRTPLTAIKGWSETIATSPGDKEVTKKGMKVISEESERLSNMVEELLDFSRIQGGRFNLNKANMDVFAELTDAVIIYSEKARQENKTLLYDEPQEIVTIFGDRNRIRQVFINIIDNAIKYSAAYGHIIVATAVTDKAVIITVEDDGCGIASSDLTKVKAKFYKANSTVRGSGIGLAVADEIVAAHDGTLEIESELGRYTRVVITLPVAKKDEQ from the coding sequence TTGGCAAGACGCACGACGATAGCTAACCGATGGTTTCTGAAGAGCTTCAGTGCGGTGGTTATAGTTCTGGTACTGCTTGATATAGTCCTGTACTGCATGTTCAGGTCATATTTCTACAGTACCGTTGAACAGACGCTCCGCAGTGAGCTGAACGTTATATCGACCGTACTTACACGGTACTACAACAGCAGTTCAACGGGAAGCGGAACAAACTATTCAAACGAAGTGAGAAACACGGTCGAGAGCTTCACAAAAAAAGACCGCATGGAGCTTATGATGATAAACTCCGAGGGCAAAGTCGTTATTACGTCAAGCGGTTTTGAGCCCAGCAACTCCTATGATATGCCCGACTATGACTATGCTGTAAAGGACGCAGGGGGAATAGGCACATACAGCGGTTATCAGAGCAACGGCGAAAAGGTAATGGCTGTCACGAGCCTGCTCGAAACGGGCAATACAAACTACAATGCGGTGAGGGTCATAACCTCGCTTTCGAAGGTCGATAAACAGCTTGGTATAATAATGATATTCATTATAGCGATAAGCGGAGCAATCATAATACTGATGCTGGTTCTCGGGCTTTATTTCATACAGTCGATAGTAATGCCGTTAAGGCAGATAAGCGTCAACGCACGAAAGATAGCAAAGGGCGACTTCGGTGTGCATATCGAAGAAAAGACCGACGATGAGTTGGGTGAACTGTGCCGTGTATTCAACTATATGGCTGACGAACTTGAAAACTCGGAGAAGATAAAAAACGACTTTATCTCATCGGTATCCCACGAACTGAGGACACCTCTTACGGCTATCAAGGGCTGGAGCGAAACTATCGCCACAAGTCCCGGTGACAAAGAGGTCACCAAAAAAGGAATGAAGGTAATTTCGGAAGAATCGGAAAGGCTTTCAAACATGGTTGAGGAGCTTCTTGACTTCTCAAGGATACAGGGCGGAAGATTCAATCTGAACAAAGCAAATATGGACGTGTTTGCTGAGCTTACCGACGCAGTTATAATATATTCCGAAAAGGCAAGACAGGAAAACAAGACACTGCTTTATGACGAGCCGCAGGAGATAGTTACTATATTCGGCGACAGAAACCGTATAAGGCAGGTGTTTATAAATATAATAGACAACGCTATAAAATACTCCGCCGCATACGGTCATATAATCGTTGCGACGGCGGTAACGGACAAGGCTGTAATAATTACGGTCGAGGATGACGGATGCGGCATTGCGTCGTCCGACTTAACAAAGGTCAAAGCGAAGTTCTACAAGGCGAACAGCACTGTCAGAGGCTCGGGAATAGGGCTTGCGGTCGCTGACGAAATAGTAGCCGCACACGACGGAACGCTGGAGATAGAAAGTGAGCTTGGACGGTACACAAGAGTGGTCATCACACTGCCTGTAGCGAAAAAGGACGAACAATAA
- a CDS encoding response regulator transcription factor, with protein MKRILVCEDEDAIRDFVVINLKRSGYDVIDVSNAAQAMDAYVHYGGLIDVALLDIMMPGMDGSELCRWLRQKSDTMGIIMLSAKSQEVDKIRCLTQGADDYVTKPFSPSELVARVDAVYRRVSLSVARPPEDEGRTLISGPFSINTKSRIFTKNGTGIEITQVEYQLLEYFMENSGSALDRRSILTHIWGNDYYGDDKIVDVNIRRLRMKIEEDPSNPRYITTIWGYGYKWCVDELAAAGEFSR; from the coding sequence ATGAAAAGAATACTTGTTTGCGAGGACGAGGACGCTATAAGAGATTTTGTCGTTATAAATCTGAAGCGCAGCGGATATGATGTTATAGATGTCAGCAATGCGGCACAGGCGATGGACGCTTATGTGCATTACGGCGGTCTTATAGACGTTGCGCTGCTTGATATAATGATGCCGGGTATGGACGGCAGTGAGCTTTGCAGGTGGCTAAGGCAGAAAAGCGATACTATGGGCATAATCATGCTCTCCGCAAAAAGCCAGGAGGTAGACAAGATACGCTGTCTTACGCAGGGTGCGGACGACTATGTGACAAAGCCGTTCTCTCCGTCTGAGCTTGTTGCAAGGGTCGATGCGGTATACCGCAGGGTAAGCCTCAGCGTTGCAAGGCCTCCTGAGGACGAGGGAAGAACACTTATCTCCGGTCCGTTCTCGATAAACACCAAGAGCCGTATTTTCACAAAGAACGGAACAGGCATAGAGATAACGCAGGTGGAATATCAGCTGCTGGAATATTTCATGGAAAACAGCGGCTCGGCGCTTGACCGCAGGAGCATTCTTACTCATATATGGGGCAATGACTATTACGGCGATGATAAAATAGTCGATGTCAACATAAGGCGGCTGAGAATGAAGATAGAGGAAGATCCGTCAAATCCGAGATACATAACTACTATATGGGGCTACGGCTATAAGTGGTGTGTGGATGAGCTTGCCGCCGCAGGCGAGTTCAGCAGGTAG
- a CDS encoding citrate synthase, with amino-acid sequence MNERFQKLCRDYKIQTAIDPRLYDKYNVKRGLRNNDGSGVVVGLTNICCVHGYVIDEGEKRPAPGQLIYRGYDICDLISGVEKDGRYGFEETAYLLLFGNLPDKEHLEDFKKIVTHYRTLPPYFAEDVLMRCPSSNIMNKMAQSVLALYTYDKEPENKSMESEMLKAISVIARLPAIMVGAYQVMRRYLYNSSMVMHPINLDESLAESILSTLRDNREYTKEEAKLLDLCLMLHAEHGGGNNSTFTCRCVTSTGTDAYAAYASAISALKGPRHGGANIKVMEMLNCIENGVKNWENEGEVADFLTKILNKEENDHSGLIYGMGHAVYTLSDPRAVQLKKSALKLAKGTEVEAEFRLLDTIERLTPQLFAKNKGDIKTMCANVDMYSGLVYKLLGIPVEMYTALFACARMPGWCAHRMEEIENGKRIMRPAYRTLIKNRDYIALDER; translated from the coding sequence ATGAACGAGCGATTTCAGAAGCTATGCCGTGACTATAAAATCCAGACGGCAATCGACCCGAGATTATATGACAAATATAACGTAAAAAGAGGACTTCGTAACAACGACGGAAGCGGTGTTGTTGTAGGTCTTACAAATATATGCTGTGTACACGGCTATGTTATCGACGAAGGCGAAAAGCGTCCCGCTCCCGGTCAGCTTATATACAGGGGCTATGATATATGCGACCTTATAAGCGGCGTGGAAAAGGACGGAAGATACGGCTTTGAGGAAACGGCATATCTTCTTCTTTTCGGTAATCTTCCCGACAAGGAGCATCTTGAGGACTTCAAGAAGATAGTTACCCACTACCGTACCCTGCCCCCTTATTTTGCGGAGGATGTGCTTATGCGCTGTCCGTCATCTAACATAATGAACAAGATGGCGCAGTCGGTGCTGGCACTTTACACATACGATAAAGAGCCTGAGAACAAGAGCATGGAAAGCGAGATGCTCAAGGCTATCTCGGTTATTGCAAGACTTCCTGCAATAATGGTAGGCGCATATCAGGTAATGCGCCGCTATCTGTATAACTCAAGCATGGTAATGCACCCGATAAACCTTGACGAAAGCCTTGCGGAGAGCATTCTGTCAACCCTGCGTGACAACCGTGAGTACACAAAGGAGGAGGCAAAGCTCCTCGACCTTTGTCTTATGCTCCACGCAGAGCATGGCGGCGGTAACAACTCGACATTTACCTGCCGCTGTGTAACCTCGACCGGCACAGACGCTTATGCGGCTTACGCTTCGGCTATATCGGCACTTAAGGGTCCCCGTCACGGCGGTGCAAATATTAAGGTTATGGAGATGCTTAACTGCATCGAAAACGGCGTAAAGAACTGGGAAAACGAGGGCGAGGTCGCTGACTTCCTCACAAAGATACTGAACAAGGAAGAAAATGACCACAGCGGACTTATATACGGTATGGGTCACGCTGTCTACACGCTGTCAGACCCCAGAGCCGTACAGCTCAAGAAGTCGGCGCTCAAGCTGGCTAAGGGTACAGAGGTAGAAGCCGAGTTCAGACTTCTCGATACTATCGAGCGTCTTACTCCCCAGCTTTTTGCAAAGAACAAGGGCGATATAAAGACGATGTGTGCAAACGTGGATATGTACTCGGGTCTTGTATACAAGCTGCTCGGAATACCGGTAGAAATGTATACCGCACTGTTTGCCTGTGCAAGAATGCCCGGCTGGTGCGCTCACAGAATGGAAGAAATAGAAAACGGCAAGCGTATCATGCGACCTGCCTACAGAACGCTTATCAAGAACAGGGATTATATTGCTCTTGACGAACGTTGA
- a CDS encoding zf-HC2 domain-containing protein, with translation MSKQCDIVRDILPLYVDGACSEASAEMVKEHLNACADCNAIYQKLLSHTNEDVLHEESESVIMRHEAKEKQRGRKKITIAVLVSIALCIIAIFTALFMLPINIAYEPVKIDFPFEVEDVESVEMYHYDGVPASAEKKVVVAESDIKTLYDKFKGLSLKDKTTEETAGADVTGFRFNLSDGTSYDLIYACYGVKNGELKSEAGGFKYFTSADIGSYWNNLNKELEAIPINESELP, from the coding sequence ATGAGTAAACAGTGCGATATTGTTCGAGATATTCTTCCGCTGTATGTTGACGGTGCTTGCAGCGAAGCAAGCGCAGAGATGGTAAAAGAGCATTTGAACGCCTGTGCTGACTGTAACGCAATTTATCAGAAATTGCTTTCTCACACGAACGAAGATGTTCTTCACGAAGAAAGCGAAAGCGTTATTATGCGCCATGAGGCAAAAGAAAAGCAGAGAGGCAGAAAAAAGATAACGATTGCTGTTCTCGTTTCCATCGCTCTTTGTATCATTGCAATTTTTACAGCTCTCTTTATGTTACCTATAAACATTGCTTATGAGCCTGTCAAAATCGACTTCCCATTTGAGGTTGAAGATGTCGAAAGCGTTGAAATGTACCACTATGACGGAGTGCCTGCATCAGCAGAAAAGAAAGTAGTTGTTGCTGAAAGTGATATAAAGACCCTGTATGATAAGTTCAAGGGCTTATCCTTAAAAGACAAAACAACTGAGGAAACTGCCGGAGCAGATGTGACCGGCTTTAGATTTAACCTCTCAGATGGAACAAGCTACGATTTGATTTACGCCTGCTATGGAGTTAAAAACGGCGAATTGAAGTCAGAAGCAGGCGGTTTTAAGTATTTCACAAGTGCGGATATTGGCTCTTATTGGAACAATTTGAATAAGGAGCTTGAAGCAATTCCTATCAATGAGAGTGAATTGCCGTGA
- a CDS encoding RNA polymerase sigma factor — translation MKLKEVMTSMDYEKLYKAYYLQVYSYTISLAKNREIAEEITQNTFYKAVSTTSQFKGKSDELTWLCSIAKNLYHDEMRSRQRVADVSEINDLPSNENVENSVADSDMAFRIHLVLHRLEEPYKEVFQLRVFGELSFAQIAAIFGKTESWARVTYHRAKLKIQERMD, via the coding sequence ATGAAGCTGAAGGAGGTGATGACAAGTATGGACTATGAAAAGCTCTATAAAGCCTACTATTTACAGGTATACTCGTATACTATTTCTCTTGCCAAAAATCGTGAGATAGCAGAGGAAATCACGCAGAACACATTCTATAAGGCTGTTTCTACAACATCACAATTCAAAGGTAAGTCAGATGAATTGACATGGCTCTGCTCCATAGCAAAAAATCTTTACCATGATGAAATGCGAAGCCGTCAGCGAGTAGCTGATGTGAGTGAAATCAATGACTTGCCATCAAATGAAAATGTTGAGAACTCAGTTGCAGATTCTGACATGGCGTTCCGCATACACCTCGTTCTTCACCGTTTGGAAGAACCATACAAAGAAGTCTTTCAGCTTCGCGTATTCGGTGAACTCTCTTTTGCGCAAATCGCCGCAATTTTTGGAAAAACAGAATCATGGGCGAGAGTTACTTATCATCGTGCAAAGCTAAAAATTCAAGAAAGGATGGATTAA
- a CDS encoding MATE family efflux transporter, whose translation MVTDMTSGRTFSVLLKFSLPMLLSVAFQQLYNIVDSVIAGNFVSDMALGAIGASYPVTMIFMAVATGGSVGASVVVARLFGSKNYTYMKTAINTALVSFAAIAGVLTVIGCALCSPMLTLLGTPDDIFADSDIYLRVYVLGLLFLFIYNACNGIFTALGDSKTPLFFLIASSLGNIGLDLLFVIVFQMGVAGVAWATFAAQGAAGIAAFFVLLRRVGKIQSDTPEKPKIFSSDALKQISRISIPSILQSSFVSVGNLFVQSLVNSFGSSVIGGYASAIKLNTFAITCFSTLSNSVSNFCAQNIGADKTDRVKTGVKSGMLMCLVIAIPFVVCFLLFGGTLVNLFATQANAEIIATGSKFLTIVSPFYFFVCIKIVIDGGVRGCGVMTPFMISTCLDLALRVIFAYILSPFFGSDGIWLSWPVGWVLALVVDLFFYNYYIRKGKAFTASGGESPQTVRRSDDQRSA comes from the coding sequence ATGGTCACGGATATGACTAGCGGCAGGACCTTTTCCGTTCTGCTGAAATTCTCTCTGCCGATGCTGCTCAGCGTTGCATTTCAACAGCTTTATAACATTGTTGACAGCGTTATTGCAGGCAACTTTGTAAGCGATATGGCGCTGGGTGCAATAGGCGCAAGCTACCCCGTCACAATGATATTCATGGCAGTGGCAACAGGCGGAAGCGTCGGTGCGTCGGTCGTTGTTGCACGACTTTTCGGTTCAAAGAACTATACATATATGAAAACGGCGATAAACACGGCGCTGGTTTCGTTTGCGGCAATCGCCGGAGTGCTTACCGTGATAGGCTGTGCCTTATGTTCACCGATGCTGACATTGCTCGGCACACCGGATGATATATTTGCGGACAGCGACATATATCTGAGGGTATATGTACTCGGACTGCTGTTTCTGTTTATCTATAACGCCTGCAACGGTATATTTACCGCCCTCGGCGACTCGAAAACACCGTTGTTCTTCCTGATAGCGTCGTCACTCGGAAATATCGGGCTTGACCTGCTGTTTGTAATAGTATTTCAGATGGGCGTCGCAGGCGTTGCATGGGCTACATTCGCCGCTCAGGGTGCAGCAGGTATTGCGGCGTTCTTCGTGCTTTTAAGACGTGTCGGAAAGATACAGTCGGATACTCCCGAAAAGCCTAAAATATTCTCTTCTGACGCACTCAAGCAAATAAGCCGTATTTCTATACCGTCAATATTACAGAGCAGTTTTGTATCGGTAGGAAATCTGTTCGTGCAAAGTCTTGTAAACAGCTTCGGTTCATCGGTAATAGGCGGTTATGCGTCTGCTATCAAGCTGAATACTTTCGCAATAACCTGTTTCTCAACGCTTTCAAACAGCGTGTCTAATTTCTGTGCGCAGAACATAGGCGCAGACAAGACCGACCGTGTTAAAACGGGTGTGAAGTCGGGTATGCTGATGTGTCTTGTTATAGCGATACCTTTTGTAGTGTGCTTCCTGCTTTTCGGCGGAACGCTTGTAAACCTGTTTGCGACACAAGCAAATGCGGAGATTATAGCAACAGGCAGTAAGTTTCTGACTATCGTTTCCCCGTTCTATTTCTTTGTCTGCATAAAGATAGTAATTGACGGCGGTGTAAGAGGTTGCGGCGTTATGACGCCGTTTATGATAAGCACCTGTCTTGACCTTGCATTGCGTGTTATTTTCGCCTATATCCTCTCTCCGTTCTTCGGCTCGGACGGAATATGGCTGTCGTGGCCCGTAGGCTGGGTGCTTGCGCTGGTTGTAGATCTGTTCTTCTACAATTACTACATAAGAAAAGGCAAAGCCTTTACGGCGAGCGGCGGCGAGTCGCCGCAAACTGTTCGCCGTTCTGACGATCAGCGATCGGCTTAA
- a CDS encoding ADP-ribosylglycohydrolase family protein, with protein MTNKKLYKKERFSGCIVGAAAGDALGSPVKTLTRSQIKDLYGKKGILKLSPEKRQKTARISDETQMMLFTAHGILWADAAGLRTGEANCADYVFLALQQWLYSQTGGTSSIDLQWILDDNETGFPCDLLGISAFCKKRNPTKQLVQTLAGIKSENDYGRKRRPINQNKLFDCLPRAIPAGLYFYSDPELAFSVGCDLAAITHSHPTGYLATGCLSAIIAFICKGNTIERSVLNTMKILKEHDGFEECFAALDKALSLLDEETSPLTDVAELGNGSTADSALAIGVYCACVHYDYLSAVQLAANQDGISDICAFTAGALKGALLGYSEIPSGFVKKLQFAELIKDYAGRMTKAAPKGFMKK; from the coding sequence ATGACAAATAAGAAATTGTACAAGAAAGAAAGGTTTTCGGGCTGTATTGTAGGTGCCGCCGCAGGCGACGCTCTCGGTTCTCCCGTAAAGACATTGACAAGAAGTCAGATCAAGGATCTGTACGGCAAAAAGGGCATACTTAAGTTAAGTCCTGAGAAGCGACAGAAAACCGCCCGTATATCAGACGAGACACAGATGATGCTGTTTACGGCACACGGTATACTGTGGGCTGATGCGGCAGGGCTGAGAACGGGAGAAGCAAACTGTGCGGATTATGTTTTCCTTGCGCTTCAGCAGTGGCTTTATTCGCAGACAGGCGGTACTTCTTCAATCGACCTGCAGTGGATACTTGATGACAACGAAACAGGTTTTCCGTGCGATCTGCTCGGAATATCCGCATTCTGCAAGAAGCGTAATCCCACGAAACAGCTTGTACAGACGCTTGCAGGAATAAAATCCGAAAACGACTACGGCAGGAAGCGCCGTCCGATAAATCAGAACAAGCTGTTTGACTGTCTGCCGAGAGCGATTCCTGCGGGGCTGTATTTTTACAGCGACCCTGAGCTTGCATTCTCGGTAGGCTGTGACCTTGCCGCCATTACACATTCGCACCCGACAGGATACCTTGCAACAGGCTGTCTTTCTGCCATTATCGCATTTATCTGCAAGGGAAATACCATTGAACGCTCGGTGCTGAACACGATGAAGATACTCAAGGAGCATGACGGCTTTGAGGAGTGCTTTGCGGCGCTCGACAAGGCTCTTTCACTGCTTGACGAGGAAACCTCGCCGCTGACCGATGTTGCGGAGCTTGGAAACGGCAGTACGGCGGACTCTGCGCTTGCCATAGGCGTATACTGTGCCTGTGTGCATTATGACTATCTCAGTGCGGTACAGCTTGCCGCAAATCAGGACGGTATAAGCGATATATGCGCATTTACAGCAGGCGCACTGAAAGGCGCACTGCTCGGATATTCGGAGATTCCGTCGGGATTTGTGAAAAAGCTGCAGTTTGCGGAGCTGATAAAAGACTATGCGGGAAGGATGACTAAAGCCGCTCCAAAAGGTTTTATGAAAAAATAA
- a CDS encoding DUF3810 domain-containing protein: protein MSATIKAFFKKLPKWLYYAVPAFLLSLALTLLAKNTADFAQWYSTTIYPFFVGTVGRISSVLPFSLCEILLYAVIILAAVGVVFTVIRFVKGKGKRKKLLMRVLAVVVCFAVSVFMVFTLFCGINYNRFTFSEVSGFTVETYTAQELADLCVYILKNANDAAGKIETDETLTVSLDGKIDLDEECKKAMNRLGERYDSLSGFYPDAKAVIASEGMSYMKILGMYAPFTIEANYNANAPDFAKPFTVCHELSHLKGFMREDEANFIAYLACTGSDNVYLQYAGWVYALIYAANALYSAAGAEIYSELMSYADSRIVAELKSNSEYWKKYETPVAAVATTVNDTYLKSQGQSDGKKSYGRFVDLMISYEKMQASE, encoded by the coding sequence TTGTCAGCGACAATAAAAGCGTTTTTTAAAAAGCTGCCGAAATGGCTGTATTATGCCGTTCCTGCGTTCCTGCTGTCGCTTGCTCTCACACTGCTTGCAAAAAACACGGCAGACTTTGCGCAGTGGTACAGCACAACGATATACCCGTTTTTTGTGGGTACTGTAGGACGAATCTCGTCCGTACTGCCCTTTTCGCTGTGCGAGATACTGCTTTATGCGGTTATCATACTTGCCGCCGTCGGCGTTGTCTTTACCGTGATACGCTTTGTAAAGGGTAAGGGCAAGCGGAAAAAGCTGTTGATGAGGGTGCTTGCGGTCGTGGTATGCTTTGCGGTAAGCGTGTTTATGGTGTTTACGCTTTTCTGCGGAATAAACTACAACCGTTTTACATTTTCCGAGGTGAGCGGATTTACCGTTGAAACATATACGGCGCAGGAGCTTGCGGATCTTTGCGTGTATATTCTGAAGAACGCAAACGACGCTGCCGGAAAAATAGAAACGGACGAAACGCTGACGGTATCGCTTGACGGTAAAATCGATCTCGATGAAGAATGTAAAAAGGCAATGAACCGGCTCGGCGAAAGGTATGACAGCCTGTCGGGGTTTTATCCGGACGCAAAGGCTGTAATTGCGTCAGAGGGTATGTCTTATATGAAAATACTCGGTATGTATGCGCCGTTTACCATAGAGGCAAATTATAACGCAAATGCGCCGGACTTTGCAAAACCGTTCACGGTGTGTCATGAGCTGTCGCACCTGAAGGGCTTTATGCGTGAGGACGAGGCGAACTTCATCGCTTATCTCGCCTGCACAGGCTCGGATAACGTGTATCTGCAATATGCGGGGTGGGTATATGCTCTTATCTATGCCGCAAATGCGCTTTATTCGGCGGCAGGAGCGGAAATATACAGCGAACTTATGAGCTATGCGGACAGCAGGATAGTAGCAGAACTTAAATCAAACAGCGAATACTGGAAGAAATACGAAACGCCGGTCGCTGCTGTCGCCACAACGGTGAACGATACCTATCTTAAGTCGCAGGGGCAGTCTGACGGCAAGAAGTCTTACGGCAGATTCGTGGATCTGATGATAAGCTACGAAAAAATGCAGGCAAGTGAATAA